A single Lactuca sativa cultivar Salinas chromosome 8, Lsat_Salinas_v11, whole genome shotgun sequence DNA region contains:
- the LOC128127957 gene encoding clathrin interactor EPSIN 2-like yields MVIWVLELKDASLDGRGLEPKLSRQNDGGPPSYEDAVSDGHSPVDTKRTGETAKSSPEVNINHQEIPAAAAPPPPAAAATPPPVTTTPPPPAVTINNENDGFDFFDPRGAAPAPSLALAPQGSGSGEMEDLFGSLSKSFSSSNALALATSTSSITTKVHPPANTNPYLTFDTSSTSRAFDDPFGDGPFKFVPSTDGFSA; encoded by the exons ATGGTTATCTGGGTGCTAGAGTTGAAGGATGCTTCTCTAGATGGAAG GGGGCTTGAACCAAAGTTATCTAGACAAAATGATGGTGGGCCTCCTAGTTATGAAGATGCTGTGAGTGACGGTCATAGCCCTGTTGATACCAAGag GACTGGAGAAACTGCAAAATCATCACCTGAGGTAAACATTAACCATCAAGAAATTCCGGCAGCAGCTGCTCCACCACCACCAGCTGCCGCCGCCACACCACCTCCAGTTACCACTACGCCGCCACCACCTGCAGTGACAATCAACAATGAAAACGATGGGTTTGACTTTTTTGATCCCCGTGGTGCTGCTCCTGCTCCTTCCCTTGCGCTTGCCCCGCAAGGATCAGGTAGTGGAGAGATGGAGGATTTGTTTGGTTCTCTATCGAAGTCTTTCTCTTCTTCAAATGCATTGGCTCTTGCAACATCTACTTCATCTATAACCACTAAAGTTCATCCTCCAGCAAATACTAATCCTTATCTCACCTTCGATACCTCATCGACAAGTCGG GCATTTGATGATCCGTTTGGTGATGGTCCTTTTAAATTTGTTCCTTCTACTGATGGATTTTCAGCTTAA
- the LOC128127956 gene encoding uncharacterized protein LOC128127956, which produces MSGSGGFGDTFDFDSTVGILADILPPPRPSQTAFPSQNGQASSLSAEPNHTTFPSSFSTPFGQPPTSSSQGQGGQPFQPQAAQSMPHPAFPPQGVQQQQPMPQLSFQLLGGHQSMPQSASQLPGVQQQQQLPQSSFQLPCGHQSAFQSLSVQ; this is translated from the coding sequence ATGTCAGGGTCAGGGGGATTTGGGGATACTTTTGATTTTGATTCAACTGTTGGCATTTTAGCTGATATATTGCCTCCACCTAGACCCTCACAAACTGCTTTTCCTTCTCAAAATGGTCAAGCATCTAGTCTTTCAGCAGAACCTAACCATACCACATTTCCTTCAAGTTTTTCAACTCCATTTGGCCAACCACCTACTTCTTCATCACAAGGTCAAGGTGGTCAACCTTTTCAACCTCAAGCTGCCCAATCTATGCCACACCCAGCTTTTCCACCTCAAGGTGTCCAGCAGCAGCAGCCTATGCCACAGTTATCTTTTCAACTTCTAGGTGGACACCAATCTATGCCACAGTCAGCTTCTCAACTTCCAGGTgtccagcagcagcagcagttgCCACAGTCATCTTTTCAACTTCCATGTGGCCACCAGTCAGCTTTTCAAAGTCTAAGTGTCCAGTAG